In Fusarium oxysporum f. sp. lycopersici 4287 chromosome 9, whole genome shotgun sequence, the genomic stretch CCTTCTTCCCTCCACATCTGTACCGTCCTCTCTCCGACGCCGACTTttgtctcttcttcttctccgtcAAGTCTCGTCTCTCATACTCACTCACTGTCTAGGGCTTTCATTGATTGCTCCTTGGCAGATGCAGTGTCGTTCTTCCTTCTGTTGAGACTACACTTTTCGGCTTCGTCGACACTCGTTTCGGCCATATtgctttattaatacttttacCTGCTCAGCTCACTTTGTCCCTGGATATCATCCTAAGCTCGGCAAAGCTACACACACTTGTGCTTTACGTTTCTCGTTCGACATTTCGATACACTCGCTCTTGCAACCGATTACCATTATTTTGCATCTTCAGCCTCACCAAACCCTACGGTTTCGATTCGGCCGAAAGTCTTTCAAATTCGATCGCCATATATACTAAACGGTCGCTTCCTGGAACGACCTTTTTCATTTTACAGAGCTGCCTTAACTTATTCTCTTTCGAATAAGTCAATCCGCTTCATAATATTCGATTTTATCGACTTTGTTCTGCATAACTAGTTGCTTTAGCATTGTTATACGGCCTGCTTTGACTCGCTGGATTCTCGTGATTTGACCGATTTCCTGAAAAATCAGCTCTGCTGTGCAGTCAGTGAACTTGAGACTTGGAACGTCTGAAATTCTTCAGTCGGATCATCTCCCAACTTCGCAGCTCTCTCCGTGCCTTATTCGGGCACAACCAATTCTTCAAAACGGCTGTACTGTCGCACGTCGGGCGGGACTCGCTCGTCCCCCCTCATCTGCTCGGTATGCAAGACCTAAATGGACCCGTTGGCCAGGGTGCCCCTAATGGCCCTGCCAACCGCTTCGGACATGCCTCCAAGCCTTCCAACAGCGATACTGGTTTCTCTCATGGCGCCTTCAACTCCAACATCTCTGGCTTCGCCGACCGACATCCTCGACGAGGTAACATCCCTTCGATCAACACCCAGCCTCAGCCTATGGTCCAGCAGGCTTCGAACAATGGAGTGGACATGGCTACCCCGGGGACTGCATTTGATATGCAGTTCACCCCCCTTTTGCCTTCTCAGCTGCTTCTCGGCAGCCCTTTTCAGCCCGGTACACCGGCTGCTTTTGCCAGTCCTCAGTTTCAGAGCATCCCCGGATTTCAGCAACAGCAGGGAAACAACCAGCAGCAGAACGGTATCTCCAGCCCTGTGCAGCAGACCATTTCTCCTCAGTCATACCAAGGAATAGTGTCTCCGTCCACTTATGGTGCTCCTCAATTCTACCCTCCCCAGTCCCCTACTGGCGGTTTCGGTATGCAGGCACCTCTGCCTCCTACCTCTCCCGTCTCAATGGGATCCGGTGTTGTTACAGGAACCAGCCGAACTGTTTACCTTGGTAACATCCCTCCGGACACTGTGGCTGAGGAGATTCTTGGTCATGTTCGAAGTGGTCAAATCGAGTCAGTCCGTCTTCTGCCCGACAAGAACTGTGCTTTTATCTCGTTCCTTGACGCTAGCTCCGCCACTCACTTCCATTCCGATGCCATCTTGAAAAAGCTCTGCATCAAGGGCCAGGACATCAAGATTGGTTGGGGTAAGCCTTCGCAGGTCCCGACCTCTGTTGCTCTGGCTGTCCAACAATCTGGAGCTTCACGAAACGTGTACTTGGGCAATCTGCCTGAGGAAGTTAGCGAGGAGGAACTGCGCGAGGACCTTGGTAAGTTTGGTGCCATTGACACAATCAAGATCGTCCGCGAGAAGAACATTGCGTTTGTCCACTACCTCTCGATTGCCAACGCCATCAAGGCTGTCTCTCAGCTTCCTCAAGAGCCCAAGTGGCAGGCCCCTCGCCGCGTCTACTACGGAAAAGATCGTTGTGCCTACGTTTCCAAGACTCAACAGCAAAATGCTGCTCAGTACCTGGGCATTGCTCCTGGATACGCCCACATGCTCACAGGTGCCGACCGTGACTTGATCTCGAATGCTTTGGCCCAGCaatctgttgctgctgctgccgtCGCTACGACTGCTGGAGGTATCAACAACCTCGGTAACCGAACCATCTATCTTGGCAACATCCACCCTGAGACGACCATTGAGGAGATTTGCAATGTGGTTCGTGGCGGACTTCTTCACCACATCCGTTACATTCCCGACAAGCACATATGCTTCGTTACCTTCATCGATCCCACCGCTGCTGCTTCGTTTTACGCTCTGAGCAACATTCAGGGCCTCATGATCCACAACCGACGCCTCAAGATTGGCTGGGGCAAGCACTCCGgagctcttcctcctgcCATCGCGCTGGCTGTGAGTGGTGGTGCTTCCCGAAACGTCTACATTGGTAACCTTGACGAAACCTGGACCGAGGAGCGTCTACGACAGGACTTTTCCGAGTATGGTGAGATTGAGCTTGTCAACACTTTGCGTGAGAAGAGCTGTGCTTTCGTAAATTTCACCAACATCGCCAACGCCATCAAGGCGATTGAGGCCATCCGAGGCCGAGACGACTACAGGAAGTTCAAGGTCAACTTTGGCAAAGATCGTTGCGGTAACCCTCCTCGTCAGATGCAGCAGTCGCAGTCTCCTCGTGGCGATGGTGtgtcttctcctccacctaATGGCTCCCAGAACAGCGGTTCTCCCACCAATGGCAACACTCCCCAGCAATCAGCTGCTCTCTTCAATGCCAACAGCAATCCTTTGACAATGTATCTGAACCAGGTCTCTCACCAGgcccagcagcaacaacatcaccagcaacagcagaTCGCTGCTCAACAAAATGCCCTGTTTGGTACCGCCCAGCCATCTCCTAGCGATCTCGATCTCGCCATGTCCCAGCAAGTGCCTGTTTCAGGCCATGGACAGTCAGCGAGCATTTCGAATGGATACCCCGCCAACAGCGCAGCACCAGGTGCTACTACGATTGGTGGCTTGCTAGCACCAGGCCGAGGTCAGCATAGCAGAGCGGTCAGTCTTCCTGTACTTGCTCCTGGATTTGAGAACGGTGGAAATGCCTCCAACGGTATTCCCGGAGCTGAGACCGAGCAACGACGAGGTCATCATTACCAGGCAAGCTACGGCGGTATGGGGTCTGGATTTGGCCTTGCTATTCAAGGAGGCCTGAACGGTTGggttgaggaggaagttGCAAACTAATGACGCTTGTGCATCTTTATGCTTTCACTCTCATCACAAGCGAGATTGAACGAAAAACTTGCTTAAACGTTGTAATCGACGTCAATTGTGGCGTCATGTCCTTGATTCTTGGGGCTTTACAGACCTTCATTCTTTGATTTCCCTTTTTCTTGATAATTTACCCCTTCGGTGTATCTTTTTTTGTATTGCAAGTTGGTCTCGATTTTTGATGTTTTGCTcatgagaggaagagagcaTTCGGAAGAAATGGGATTTGTGATTAATACGCCCCCTTTGTGAAAGATGGGAGCGCTCATGTTTGAGACGAGACGCTGTTTGAACTGGAGAGAATTCAGCatgggatggatggatgagagGATATATCACCTGCGTTTATGTCTATTACGGAGTCTTAGGTTAGGTTAGGCACTACAGTCTTGAACGCAGATCATATGATCACTTAACAATATGTCTATTTATGTCTGTGACAGTTCAGTTCTTCTACATGGGTGGTGTCTTATGTATGTACCCAATTAGTTTATGGCCGCCGATTTGAGGTCTCGAGGTCGTTGGAAGCAGAAAGAGATTAGAGCCTAATGGTAAATGCACGCAGTCTCCAGGACTGGGGCAGTGTTAAATATTAGAGGATCTCGGTTACCTCCCATGTGCTTGCAGATTATTTTCACAATTAATATCCCGATGGCTCGGGCTTAGAAGGAAAGGCTGGGTCCTTTATATTGGCACGACACTGTTGTTTCCAGTTTATGGGTGTGAACTTATCCACAATCTCCTTGAAGGCCTCCTGTTGACGGGTAAGTAACGCACGACACCAGTCTTGATTCCAGAGTTGGTAAGGAGGAGATTATTAGAGCGTACCAAAGTGCAAAAGgactcatcaccatcaagaTGCTTGCCTGTTGGTGCACAGCCAGGGATAGTCACCGGGCGGTCATTGTAGCGCAGGCGGACATAGTAACCCTTCAGGCGCTCCTTTTCGTTCTCTGTCAGGTCTGGAGTCTTCTTCCGACCGATGCCTGGGGGTGGTAATCCAGCATGGGAGGCTCCTTTACTACCCAAGCCGAAGAAGGACAGGAAGCCAGTGGGTTTAGGGGCTTCAGGAGGAGGTGTGGCGCCTGCATTGACGTGACGGAATAGTTCAATCGCGACGTGACTTGTGAAAGGCGGCCAGGCCTCTTCGTTGAAGGCGCCGAGGCTGGCGAGTGTGGCAGCAAGAGTGGTATCGTGACAACCGCTCATTCCAAATCGTACAGGTTGTGGTGTAGTAGCAGATaccttcttgttgagagcCAGCTCATACTCGCCATCAGCAGTAGAACGCTCAGCACTGCCGACCATACGAGAGACAACGTCTCCGAGAAGTCCACCAATGCCTAGAGTGCGGTACTCCTCACTCTCTTTGTATCCGGCATACCACTCCTCAACACCGATCTTCTCAATAATTCGCTTGACTTCTCGATCGTAGAACTCTTTAGGTAACCGAGTGGCTTGACCGTGGGCCTTTGTAGCATTGATAGTGTCCATGATACCACTAAGGCGAGGACGAGAGTCCACAGCAACGTGTGGGTGTTCCTCAGGCATCCAGCGACCGAGGCGTTTTGTCAAATATGCCATCTCGTCGGAGTCGTTCCAGCGATCAGCACAGCGCTGAGCAAAAGCGCGTGCGAGAGCAGCGAAGCGTCGACAGTTGCCATCATTGGGGAAGAGGGTTTCGTCAGCAGGTGATCGAGTAAGGATTGTGGGAGGATGAAGGCCAGAGGCGCGAGCTGAGGGAGGGTAGAGGCCGTAGAAAGCTTGCTGAAGAGATTCAAGAGCGCGGGGTATAGGTGTAGCGCGGAGGTAGATGGCAGCTGTGTCAGTGTCAAAAGCGAGTTTTTCCGGCAAGAAGCGAAGCTGATCGACGTAGAGATGGCGCAGGCGCTGGCCAAGATTATACGTTGTTTCTCGTCCACGATCGGTCAACATGCCCATATCGCAGATAGCATCAAGCTCGCCATTGCGGCCAGTGGCTAAGATAGGCGCATCATCAGGCCCAAAGGTCTCGAGACGGCGCTTCCACTCGAGAGCAGTAAGGCCTGGGTTGTCGGCGGGATCGACATGGGTGTCGGTGGCAGAAGGATCGAGAATGACGCTGGTTAAACGACGAGCTGCAGAGCAGTATGGCCAGAAAGGTGCAAGGCCTGTGGAAGTGAAGCGAGCGGTGATAGGTGTGCGTTCGCCGTGACGGAGAAGAATCTGGACGAGTTGCAGACGTAGTTGAGGCGGATAaaggttcttgatctcagcttctGAGTACGGAGGTCGGGGTTCGAGAGTTGACATTGTGACGGTCCGGCGGGTATCGAGAGCTGGCAGTGACTCTGATGATCAATGATAGCTTTGCTTCAGGACAGAATCGTCTGGTTTCGAGGTCATGACATAACGATCCGATTAAATCTTGGTAATAGCTCCGTTGCGCCGCCCGGGCCGCGTCGGCGCCGTTGACCGGGGCCGAGTGGGGCTATAGCACGAGGGGAAGAAAGTCGGTGGAtgacgttgacgatggcgTTGAGAACATAGTGCGGGTTAGCTGCTAAGTTTAGCATAACtaatataatctttattGATTGCAGAAGATAGCTATCATCATGACCAAGGTTGAGGCTTCTTAACGAGATCTGCTCTCTTTTGCATTAAGATCTTCATTCCTTTTGAATCCTCAAGGCTGTGCTGGCATATCAATGCTACTAGGAGTTCTTGGTACGTGTGATGTTACCCACCGAAAGCTGCAAGGAACAGTTCCTTCCGATCGGTAACAGTTGTCAACTCTGATCGAGACTTTCTGTAGAATTATTCAAGGTATCTTCCGATTCTATTGCCTATTTCTTATCACTTTTCACATGTAAAGTCGAGTCTCACGATAGAATCATCTCCTTTTTCAAGGGTCCACAAGTTGAGGGTCCATTATCACATGAACATGTGGATGTCCCCTGCCTCGTGCGTGTTGAAGCTTGGTCTAATGTCTTGGCTCCTTCCCGAATAAGGGCTTTCATCCTAGGTTCGTTCCTACCATTCGGGAGTTGTAAGAGACTAAAGATATGTATAACACCAAAAGTTGATCAGTTCTAGGCGTATCATTACCCATCCCTAGCATCAATAACGACGACCTACGACAACCTACGATTACACAAttgatcatcatcagcctcagccttcaCCTCGCCCTATGACCTGTTGATCAATTCCCCAGAAAACAGCTTGTCGGCCCGTAATTGGTCCAGAATCCGCGGTTTATTTAATCCCATACACCATGACCTCATTAAATCAACGACGATCAGGGCCAATGCTTGGGAGCTTCCACTAGGACTATCCGTAATCGATACTTCAAAAGCCGacttccttctttcttttaAAGACAATAATACTTCATAAGCAACGTTGCGCTCACCCGCCCGAAACAGTCAATACGAGAACGAAAGAGAACAAACGGCATACACCTAAACACCAACCATCAATCGTGGATCCATCCACACCCGGCCTTCCCGGATCAGCACACACAGCCGCATTGCTGGACAGATTGAGTGATTCCTTTCTGATCTCTCTCTGGCCTAGCTCCACCGTCTGtcttctccgtctccgtGATTTGTTTTAGGCCGAGGAAACAAACAAGAACCGCACAGCTGCCATGCCTGATAATCCTTCGCTTTACCTTCCTTAAATAACCTCTTCTCCTAGTGTCGCGTCTTGCCGGCTAAGTCGCCTGTTCAACATACACACAGACCTCGGTCCTTTTCACAAAGCCCGCCGTTCAACCCAAACTCCCGTTCTTGTCCTCTGGTTGTGTCAGGCTGGGGGTTGTAACTGGGCTCAATTAAGTGAGCCATGGCAACGAAACCGCCGAATGAACCTCTACCTGATATTCCAAGTCCAGATAttcaggatgatgatgactcAATCATTTGCAATCAAGACGAGGCTGAGGCAATATTGCAACCTGCTCTTAGTGATGCTGCTAGACATTTGACCTCACAAAACACGCCGGCCATCGAGAAAGCCTTAGCACTGGACAAGAGTCGAGCCGGATTGTTCGATGTGCCCATCGATAAACACGGTGACACAAGCCCTGATCTTTCATCTTCGCCCGAGACAACACCCCAGGTACCACAGATTGCTACCCCAGAGAGACCACCCGCAAAAGTATCGCCCAGTCAGCAGTACCGAAATGCTTTGCCTTCACCCTGGCAGGCTCAGCCGAAGCCTACAACCAAAGGTTCCACAAGCAGACCATCAGGAAGTATTCTGGGAAATGCCTTAGCTCCAGCTCGAAATCGTTCCAGGTcggcaggccaagaagcacTAAGGAGACTGCAGAAAGCATGGCCTTCTCTTAGCCCTCCGACGCATCTGTTACCCTCGATGTCAAACTCGTTCTTTTCCAGCTCACACGACAAAGCAAGTGCCAGTACGTCAGGTGTCTCGAGTCACTCATCACCAGCAGCCCGCCAGCATTCGCCTCATATTCCTTCTGATGCGCTTGGTGTCTCTCAAGTGAGGCCTAGTCCGTCTCCGCAACAGGCTCGAGGACTCGCTCCTGCTCCTCGGGATCCTAACGCAGCCTCTGCGTCTGTACGACCCGGGGTTCTTCGACGGGTCACTTCTGATGAGAGTCACTTATATCACAGTCTTTCTCGCACTTCTTCTCTCGGTGACGACGAACAATTCCAGGATGTTCGTGAAATGGTCAATATTCGGTTCATGGCCTTGAAAGACAGCCTTCCTGACGTTCCAAACTTCAAGATGCCTAGCCTGCCCAAGCTTTACAGCCAAGCACGGAAGTCAACTCATTCACTCGGTGCATTCCACTCACCCGAACCGTCACCAACTCGCGCTCAGCTCCCCAAGGACTTCGATGTCAGCTCAAAGGATGGATCTGCTGTTCTCGATCGCGTCCTGGAGTCTCTGACTGGGGACTTGGTGATTATGGGCGGATACCGTGGTTCCGTCTTACGATCTGCCGAGCCACCTCACCAACAGGTCTGGGCCCCTGTGAAACTCGGCCTCAACATGCGAAAGGTCAATCTCGAAGTTGGCTtagaggatgaggacgaggaaaGAATGGAAGAGACTATTAAGCCTGACGGTATGCTGAAACACATCGGCCCCGTCGACGTCTCTCGAAAGTTTATCAAGAGACTGCGCTCGTGCGATAATGCTCGATCGGGAAAGCTGCGAATTTGGGACTATGGTTATGACT encodes the following:
- a CDS encoding acid phosphatase, producing the protein MSTLEPRPPYSEAEIKNLYPPQLRLQLVQILLRHGERTPITARFTSTGLAPFWPYCSAARRLTSVILDPSATDTHVDPADNPGLTALEWKRRLETFGPDDAPILATGRNGELDAICDMGMLTDRGRETTYNLGQRLRHLYVDQLRFLPEKLAFDTDTAAIYLRATPIPRALESLQQAFYGLYPPSARASGLHPPTILTRSPADETLFPNDGNCRRFAALARAFAQRCADRWNDSDEMAYLTKRLGRWMPEEHPHVAVDSRPRLSGIMDTINATKAHGQATRLPKEFYDREVKRIIEKIGVEEWYAGYKESEEYRTLGIGGLLGDVVSRMVGSAERSTADGEYELALNKKVSATTPQPVRFGMSGCHDTTLAATLASLGAFNEEAWPPFTSHVAIELFRHVNAGATPPPEAPKPTGFLSFFGLGSKGASHAGLPPPGIGRKKTPDLTENEKERLKGYYVRLRYNDRPVTIPGCAPTGKHLDGDESFCTLEAFKEIVDKFTPINWKQQCRANIKDPAFPSKPEPSGY